The Iamia majanohamensis genome window below encodes:
- a CDS encoding thiolase family protein, giving the protein MSDDVWILGIHMTRFGKHPDADLIDLASEAALGALADGGVTMADVGVLAAGNLMQASSGVGQQLQKQIGQTGIPVYNVANACATGATALRTAIMAVRAGECDVGMAVGVEKLSGAGLLAGGSRRPDSATWEPHGRYGAVAAIDGRIGTEIMPGVFAQVGMEYGHRHGGTSFELFARISEKNHAHSTLNPLASYQKRFTLEEIMGDIMIAYPNTRPMCSANCDGAAAAVVISDAALKRLSGEQQRRAVKISASVLTSDPWTEGCQVLPDVNTLTRNAAATAYEQAGVGPDDLDLVELHDCFATAELVHYDNLMLCEEGGAVDLFESGATWRDGRMPVNVSGGLQSKGHPIAATGVANVWEVATHLRGEAGDRQIEGARVGLAHVIGLGSACGVHILEKAAA; this is encoded by the coding sequence ATGTCCGACGACGTCTGGATCCTCGGGATCCACATGACCCGCTTCGGCAAGCACCCCGATGCCGACCTCATCGACCTGGCCTCCGAGGCCGCCCTCGGGGCCCTGGCCGACGGCGGGGTGACCATGGCCGACGTGGGGGTGCTGGCCGCCGGCAACCTCATGCAGGCCAGCTCCGGGGTGGGCCAGCAGCTGCAGAAGCAGATCGGCCAGACCGGCATCCCCGTCTACAACGTGGCCAACGCCTGTGCCACCGGCGCCACCGCCCTGCGCACCGCGATCATGGCCGTGCGCGCCGGGGAGTGCGACGTGGGCATGGCCGTCGGGGTGGAGAAGCTCTCCGGTGCGGGCCTGCTGGCCGGGGGGAGCCGGCGGCCCGACAGCGCCACGTGGGAGCCCCACGGCCGCTACGGGGCGGTGGCCGCCATCGACGGGCGCATCGGCACCGAGATCATGCCCGGGGTCTTCGCCCAGGTGGGGATGGAGTACGGCCACCGCCACGGCGGGACCAGCTTCGAGCTCTTCGCCCGCATCAGCGAGAAGAACCACGCCCACTCCACGCTGAACCCACTGGCGTCCTACCAGAAGCGCTTCACCCTGGAGGAGATCATGGGCGACATCATGATCGCCTACCCGAACACCCGGCCCATGTGCTCGGCCAACTGCGACGGGGCCGCCGCCGCGGTGGTGATCAGCGACGCCGCCCTCAAGCGGCTGTCAGGCGAGCAGCAGCGGCGGGCGGTGAAGATCTCCGCCTCGGTGCTCACCAGCGACCCCTGGACCGAGGGGTGCCAGGTCCTCCCCGACGTCAACACCCTCACCCGCAACGCGGCGGCCACGGCCTACGAGCAGGCCGGCGTCGGCCCCGACGACCTCGACCTGGTGGAGCTGCACGACTGCTTCGCCACCGCCGAGCTGGTCCACTACGACAACCTCATGCTCTGCGAGGAGGGTGGGGCCGTCGACCTGTTCGAGTCGGGCGCGACCTGGCGCGACGGCCGCATGCCCGTCAACGTCTCCGGCGGGCTCCAGTCCAAGGGCCATCCCATCGCGGCCACGGGCGTGGCCAACGTCTGGGAGGTGGCCACCCACCTCCGGGGCGAGGCCGGCGACCGTCAGATCGAGGGGGCCCGGGTGGGCCTGGCCCACGTCATCGGGCTGGGCTCGGCCTGCGGGGTCCACATCCTGGAGAAGGCCGCGGCCTGA
- a CDS encoding ABC transporter ATP-binding protein has translation MAALHVQEVSVRFGGNLALDHASVTAEAGRVTGLIGPNGAGKTTMFNAITGLVTPTAGRILLDDRDLTRTSLHRRARAGLARTFQQLELFTMLSVRDNIRVAADIRRRWSRDRTDPAALTEEILDRVGLRAVADERVTGLPTGQGRLVELGRALACRPRVLLLDEPASGQDETETARFGALLTELATDGTAVLLVEHDMSLVMDVCEVVHVLDLGRIIAVGAPAAVQSDPAVLEAYLGTSATEVVG, from the coding sequence ATGGCCGCGCTCCACGTGCAGGAGGTGTCGGTGCGCTTCGGGGGGAACCTCGCCCTCGACCACGCCTCGGTGACCGCCGAGGCGGGCCGCGTCACCGGCCTCATCGGGCCCAACGGCGCCGGCAAGACCACCATGTTCAACGCCATCACCGGCCTCGTCACCCCCACCGCGGGCCGGATCCTGCTCGACGACCGCGACCTCACCCGCACCAGCCTCCACCGCCGGGCGCGGGCCGGCCTGGCCCGCACCTTCCAGCAGCTCGAGCTGTTCACCATGCTCTCGGTGCGCGACAACATCCGGGTGGCGGCCGACATCCGGCGCCGCTGGTCGCGCGACCGCACCGACCCGGCGGCGCTCACCGAGGAGATCCTCGACCGGGTCGGCCTGCGCGCCGTCGCCGACGAGCGGGTCACCGGTCTGCCCACCGGGCAGGGGCGGCTGGTGGAGCTGGGCCGGGCCCTGGCCTGCCGGCCGCGGGTGCTGCTGCTCGACGAGCCCGCCTCGGGCCAGGACGAGACGGAGACGGCCCGCTTCGGCGCCCTGCTCACCGAGCTGGCCACCGACGGCACCGCCGTCCTGCTGGTGGAGCACGACATGTCCCTGGTGATGGACGTGTGCGAGGTGGTCCACGTCCTCGACCTGGGCCGGATCATCGCCGTCGGGGCGCCGGCCGCGGTCCAGAGCGACCCGGCCGTGCTCGAGGCGTACCTCGGCACCTCGGCCACCGAGGTGGTCGGATGA
- a CDS encoding ABC transporter ATP-binding protein codes for MSEPNDLTGGPTAPDGHRPGPAVAEAPPPLVELRAIHAGYDGIDVLHGIDLTVGRGRVVAILGPNGAGKSTTLKVLAGLLPASSGDVVVAGRRINGARADDLARRGLCLIPEGRGIFPNLTVRENLWMMTHRGPARAEVEEQAVARFPQLGARMDQTSGTLSGGQQQMLAMARGLATEPALLVLDELSMGLAPIVVDDLYATVAAVAAEGTSILLVEQFARIVMDVAHEASVMVHGHIVQTGRPRDLEASLSQAYLGG; via the coding sequence ATGAGCGAGCCCAACGACCTCACCGGGGGTCCGACCGCCCCCGACGGCCACCGACCCGGCCCGGCCGTGGCCGAGGCCCCCCCGCCGCTGGTCGAGCTGCGGGCCATCCACGCTGGCTACGACGGCATCGACGTCCTCCACGGCATCGACCTCACAGTCGGCCGCGGGCGCGTGGTGGCCATCCTCGGACCGAACGGGGCGGGGAAGTCGACCACCCTGAAGGTCCTGGCCGGGTTGCTCCCCGCCTCCTCGGGCGACGTGGTGGTCGCCGGCCGACGGATCAACGGCGCCCGGGCCGACGACCTGGCCCGCCGGGGCCTGTGCCTGATCCCCGAGGGGCGGGGGATCTTCCCCAACCTCACCGTCCGGGAGAACCTCTGGATGATGACCCACCGGGGTCCGGCCCGGGCCGAGGTCGAGGAGCAGGCCGTGGCCCGGTTCCCGCAGCTGGGGGCGCGCATGGACCAGACCAGCGGCACCCTCTCGGGCGGCCAGCAGCAGATGCTGGCCATGGCCCGGGGCCTGGCCACCGAGCCGGCCCTGCTCGTCCTCGACGAGCTCTCCATGGGCCTGGCCCCCATCGTCGTCGACGACCTCTACGCCACCGTCGCCGCGGTGGCGGCGGAGGGGACCTCGATCCTGCTCGTCGAGCAGTTCGCCCGGATCGTCATGGACGTCGCCCACGAGGCGTCGGTGATGGTCCACGGCCACATCGTCCAGACCGGTCGCCCCCGCGACCTCGAAGCCAGCCTGTCCCAGGCCTACCTGGGCGGATAG
- a CDS encoding ABC transporter permease, translated as MEKFLIFTIVGLSLSAIYAVISSGLVLTYTTTGIFNFAHGAIGMLAAFAYWQVRFDWGWPAPLALLVVIGVLAPAFGFLLERVIMRGLVGTSEATRLVVSISLLVGLIGLANLIWEPGRSRPMAQFFQGESIDLGVTSITYQQAITIVVAIAVAAGLRFLLRRTRIGVSMRANVDDRSLTLLNGARPNRIALLSWALGCALAAIGGILIAPSLSLEAGSLSLLIVNAYAAAIFGRLRSLPLTFLGAIIIGLTEGYLAGYLPGDNVYLAGFRPAAAVLILFLALLLVPNPRLRTRGQVREHFPSPSRSGVAMVAAAVVVIGVVMVTTLDTTSLISYGQIFPLGIVALSLVPLVGYAGQISLAQLTFAGIGAVAAAHHGAGGSPLGLVLAIVFAAAVGALVALPVMRLSGIYLALATAAFAVFMDRWIFNLQDFDLGPLSISLFGFGSTTIAPLEVFGYAFDSPGSRLLLSAVAFALTILVVASLRWSRFGRQLVAMRDSEAACATFGLNLVWPRVGVFTLSAGIAGLGGALYGMQLGTVAPDRFNLLAGLPIFILVVVGGAGLIGGALFAGFSLFGLIPLTSGFGPLFAKVNTVTPGLTGIGLGRNPSGVVPLMSAGVATLRGDSLALGGMVAAMAGAYALRLADVIANWPFVLLLIASFLVAGVAAGVRARPDADDAPAEPSIDDLEWVGVTVPWTPRHLSRVEAALALDEVAAAGGARGTAPPAPPVAAVGAERGEG; from the coding sequence GTGGAGAAGTTCCTGATCTTCACCATCGTGGGCCTGAGCCTGTCGGCGATCTACGCCGTCATCTCGAGCGGGCTGGTGCTCACCTACACGACCACGGGCATCTTCAACTTCGCCCACGGCGCCATCGGCATGCTGGCCGCCTTCGCCTACTGGCAGGTCCGCTTCGACTGGGGCTGGCCCGCGCCCCTGGCCCTTCTGGTGGTCATCGGGGTGCTGGCACCCGCGTTCGGCTTCCTGCTCGAGCGGGTGATCATGCGGGGCCTGGTGGGGACGAGCGAGGCGACCCGCCTGGTGGTCTCCATCAGCCTCCTGGTCGGTCTCATCGGCCTGGCCAACCTCATCTGGGAGCCGGGCCGCAGCCGCCCCATGGCCCAGTTCTTCCAGGGCGAGAGCATCGACCTCGGCGTCACCTCCATCACCTACCAGCAGGCCATCACCATCGTGGTGGCCATCGCGGTGGCGGCCGGGCTGCGGTTCCTGCTGCGCCGCACCCGCATCGGTGTCTCCATGCGGGCCAACGTCGACGACCGCTCCCTCACCCTGCTGAACGGGGCCCGCCCCAACCGGATCGCCCTCCTCAGCTGGGCCCTGGGGTGCGCCCTGGCCGCCATCGGCGGCATCCTCATCGCCCCCTCGCTGTCGCTCGAGGCCGGGTCGCTCTCGCTGCTGATCGTCAACGCCTACGCCGCCGCCATCTTCGGGCGGCTGCGCTCGCTGCCGCTCACCTTCCTCGGCGCGATCATCATCGGGCTCACCGAGGGCTACCTGGCGGGCTACCTGCCCGGCGACAACGTCTACCTGGCCGGGTTCCGCCCCGCCGCCGCGGTGCTGATCCTGTTCCTCGCCCTGCTGCTGGTGCCCAACCCGCGCCTGCGGACCCGGGGCCAGGTGCGCGAGCACTTCCCCTCGCCCTCGCGCTCGGGGGTGGCCATGGTCGCCGCCGCCGTCGTCGTCATCGGGGTCGTGATGGTGACGACCCTCGACACGACCAGCCTCATCTCCTACGGCCAGATCTTCCCGCTGGGCATCGTCGCCCTCTCCCTCGTCCCCCTGGTCGGCTACGCCGGCCAGATCTCCCTGGCCCAGCTGACCTTCGCCGGCATCGGGGCGGTGGCCGCCGCCCACCACGGGGCGGGGGGCTCCCCGCTGGGGCTGGTGCTGGCCATCGTGTTCGCCGCCGCCGTGGGCGCCCTGGTGGCCCTGCCGGTGATGCGCCTGTCGGGCATCTACCTGGCCCTCGCCACCGCCGCCTTCGCGGTGTTCATGGACCGCTGGATCTTCAACCTCCAGGACTTCGACCTGGGCCCCCTGTCCATCAGCCTCTTCGGGTTCGGGTCGACCACCATCGCCCCCCTCGAGGTGTTCGGCTACGCCTTCGACTCGCCCGGGTCGCGCCTCCTGCTGTCCGCGGTGGCGTTCGCCCTCACCATCCTGGTCGTGGCCTCCCTCCGCTGGAGCCGGTTCGGCCGCCAGCTGGTGGCCATGCGCGACAGCGAGGCCGCCTGCGCCACCTTCGGGCTCAACCTGGTCTGGCCCCGCGTGGGCGTGTTCACCCTGTCGGCCGGCATCGCCGGCCTCGGCGGCGCCCTCTACGGCATGCAGCTGGGCACGGTCGCCCCCGACCGCTTCAACCTGCTCGCGGGCCTGCCCATCTTCATCCTCGTGGTGGTGGGCGGGGCCGGGCTCATCGGCGGTGCCCTCTTCGCCGGGTTCAGCCTCTTCGGCCTCATCCCCCTCACCTCCGGGTTCGGGCCCCTCTTCGCCAAGGTCAACACCGTCACGCCGGGCCTCACCGGCATCGGGCTGGGCCGCAACCCCAGCGGGGTCGTGCCCCTCATGTCGGCCGGGGTGGCCACCCTGCGCGGGGACAGCCTGGCCCTGGGGGGCATGGTGGCGGCCATGGCCGGCGCCTATGCGCTGCGCCTGGCCGACGTGATCGCCAACTGGCCCTTCGTCCTGCTCCTCATCGCCTCGTTCCTCGTCGCCGGCGTGGCGGCCGGCGTGCGGGCCCGCCCCGACGCCGACGACGCCCCGGCCGAGCCGTCGATCGACGACCTCGAGTGGGTCGGGGTCACCGTGCCGTGGACCCCCCGCCACCTCTCGCGGGTCGAGGCCGCCCTCGCCCTCGACGAGGTCGCGGCCGCGGGTGGGGCCCGGGGGACCGCACCGCCGGCCCCGCCGGTCGCCGCGGTCGGGGCCGAGCGGGGTGAGGGCTGA
- a CDS encoding IS5 family transposase: MMRALDPEVSDAVFVTLEALLPAPPTHRIGGGRPRVPDRLIFRGLLQRIVTGAAWETIEFLLDHQVSDTTLRARRDEWVHAGVFDRLAAQARAAYDTIIGLDTGHVVIDGSNHLAPCGGPGTGVGPGQKGRLGWKWCTGVDAAGIPLAWTIDGANRNDYKMLGPTLDAIAADPNHLKIGTLHLDRGFGYASLPDRLAGYDITAVDVIPRNHPGQGRTPLVGFGHRWVVERTNSWLSNFGQLRRNTDRRTEHRHAALCLATTLLITAKLIDHRNHHTRPIR; this comes from the coding sequence ATGATGCGCGCGCTCGATCCCGAAGTCAGCGATGCGGTCTTCGTCACCCTCGAAGCCCTGCTGCCGGCGCCTCCCACGCACCGCATCGGAGGTGGACGACCAAGGGTCCCTGACCGGCTCATCTTCCGTGGTCTGCTGCAACGGATCGTCACCGGGGCCGCCTGGGAGACCATCGAGTTCCTGCTGGACCACCAGGTCTCTGACACCACCCTTCGAGCTCGCCGCGACGAATGGGTGCACGCCGGAGTCTTTGACCGGCTCGCCGCACAAGCCCGCGCCGCCTACGACACGATCATCGGTCTCGACACCGGCCACGTCGTCATCGACGGCAGCAACCACCTCGCTCCCTGCGGCGGCCCCGGCACCGGTGTCGGCCCAGGTCAGAAGGGCCGCCTCGGCTGGAAGTGGTGCACCGGCGTCGACGCCGCAGGCATCCCGCTGGCCTGGACCATCGACGGCGCGAACCGCAACGACTACAAGATGCTCGGCCCCACCCTGGACGCCATCGCCGCCGATCCGAACCACCTCAAGATCGGCACCCTGCACCTCGACCGAGGCTTCGGCTACGCCTCACTGCCCGACCGCCTCGCCGGCTACGACATCACCGCAGTCGACGTGATCCCCCGCAACCACCCCGGCCAAGGCCGGACCCCACTGGTCGGCTTCGGACACCGCTGGGTCGTCGAGCGGACCAACTCCTGGCTGTCGAACTTCGGACAGCTCCGCCGCAACACCGACCGACGCACCGAGCACCGTCACGCCGCCCTCTGCCTCGCCACCACCCTGCTCATCACCGCCAAGCTCATCGACCACCGCAACCACCACACCCGACCAATCCGCTGA